One window of the Gambusia affinis linkage group LG01, SWU_Gaff_1.0, whole genome shotgun sequence genome contains the following:
- the LOC122836853 gene encoding vesicular glutamate transporter 3-like, with protein MDGSNVEDEENIELTEDGQPVTSAPLPAPLLDCSCGGLPKRYIIAILSGLGFCISFGIRCNLGVAIVEMVNNNTVYINGTRVIQKAQFNWDPETVGLIHGSFFWGYIVTQIPGGFISNKLSANRVFGAAIFLTSVLNMFIPSAARVHYGCVMFVSLLQGLVEGVTYPACHGMWSKWAPPLERSRLATTSFCGSYAGAVIAMPLAGVLVQYVGWSSVFYLYGVFGIMWYVLWLLLAYGSPAQHPTITQEEKMYIEAAIGETANQLSATEKFKTPWRRFFTSMPVYAIIVANFCRSWTFYLLLISQPAYFEEVFGFPISKVRLFDRVISVKSKNCSYACIKKYTGAVHDVSLVWKTIKF; from the exons ATGGACGGTAGTAATGTTGAGGATGAGGAAAACATTGAACTGACAGAAGATGGACAGCCGGTGACATCAGCACCACTTCCTGCCCCCCTGCTGGACTGCAGCTGCGGCGGTCTGCCCAAGCGCTACATCATTGCCATCCTCAGTGGCCTGGGCTTCTGCATCTCCTTTGGCATCCGATGCAACCTGGGCGTGGCCATTGTAGAGATGGTGAACAACAACACAGTCTATATCAACGGGACGCGAGTGATTCAG AAAGCTCAGTTTAACTGGGACCCAGAGACTGTGGGGCTGATCCACGGGTCCTTCTTTTGGGGCTACATCGTCACTCAGATCCCAGGCGGATTCATCTCCAACAAGCTGTCTGCCAACAG GGTTTTTGGGGCTGCCATTTTTCTAACATCAGTGCTGAACATGTTCATCCCGTCAGCTGCCAGGGTGCACTATGGCTGCGTCATGTTTGTAAGCTTATTGCAGGGGTTAGTGGAG GGGGTCACCTACCCAGCGTGTCACGGGATGTGGTCCAAGTGGGCTCCGCCTCTCGAACGTAGTCGACTGGCGACCACATCATTCTGCG GTTCCTACGCCGGAGCGGTAATCGCCATGCCGTTAGCTGGAGTTCTGGTGCAGTATGTCGGCTGGTCTTCAGTCTTTTATCTTTATG GCGTGTTTGGGATCATGTGGTATGTCCTATGGCTCCTCCTGGCTTATGGGAGTCCTGCTCAACATCCCACAATCACACAGGAGGAGAAGATGTACATCGAGGCTGCCATCGGCGAAACAGCCAACCAACTGAGCGCTACAGAG AAATTCAAGACCCCATGGCGTCGTTTCTTTACCTCCATGCCGGTCTATGCTATCATTGTGGCAAACTTCTGCCGCAGCTGGACCTTCTACCTGCTCCTTATCAGCCAGCCGGCATACTTTGAGGAAGTGTTTGGCTTCCCCATCAGCAAGGTTAGGCTCTTTGACAGAGTTATCagtgttaaaagtaaaaattgttcCTATGCTTGCATCAAGAAGTATACAGGAGCCGTTCATGACGTGTCATTGGTTTGGAAAACTATCAAATTCTAA